ATTAAGAAAGCATACATTGTAGTAAAGTTTTAACCTTACAAAAAGCTATAATTAGTTTTATCTTCAAAAATTGAGGAGAGACACTAAAGTCAATTGAAACAAAAGGATTTCTAATTCTCGACAAGCAGAAGGTTGATGATTAGCCATCATCCACCATGTGAAAATGCGTCATAAGACAAAGAAGGATCTCACTTAAGGAAAGGAACACCAAAATTAAATTGAACAAGCATAAGAACCTGATCATCATATATATTAACTACTGATTCTGTTCTTAAAGCATATCACATAAATTTTAACTATTATATTGTTAGGCGCCTGACGTTCCAAATGTCCAAATAGTGGAAAAAATGCGGGAATACAAGATTTATTATTCAATTCTTTATCAGCTATGTAATAGTTATACCCAGAGCTGATTCGCCTATATAATGGAATAGAGAATCATAGAGGATAAGCCAATACCTTAAAATTCAATCACCACAAAAAATTGCACAAGAAACTAATACCTTAAGGACCACTATGGGCTAAAAGATGGCAACAACTATGGCAGCTTTTTTTCCTTCATGATTAGTAAATGAATCTAATAAAATTCCCCACAAATTAGAGACcaaaacaaattaaacattGAATTTGCTAGATCCATAAACCTAATTACCACTTCCATGCATAATATAGCAAGGTCAATGAAAATAACACcattcaaacaaacaaaaatttacACTAAAATTAACTATCCAAAATATCAACATTTTGATTTCCACCTAATGAAAACAACCTCTGATGAGATGTTTCTGCACATGTGAGAAGTGCCATTTTGTTAACATAGTTCCTAAAAATGTGTACACTGTGGTTCCCAACCAAAAATGCCCACTTACATTTGACCTAATGTGACCCAATGGCATAAATAGCAGCCAAAATTTTACAAAGACAGATATGGCAACTCACAATTAAATCTTAAAGACAAATTTAGTACCTCTATATTAACATTTTCCAGGCCATTGTCAGATTTTATAAGGCCGACAGCCATGAGAAATAAAAACCCCAAATGAGAGACTACATAAGAAAAAGTTTTGCAAATTCACCAAATTTCACAtacaatacataattaaagcatTCTAAATCTGCAATCGAGTTTCTTAATCTGAGAAGTCaccatgaaagaaaagaaaagcttgaGTTTAGTCAGATTTACCGGTCCAATATCATCAATCCTGATGATGGAGTGCTTCATTATGCACTTGCAGACATCAGAGCAGTCATAACAGAATGGAATAGAGTAGCTCGCACAAAGGCCAATCGGGACTTATGTACTGCACTTGGAATTGAGTTTTCTATTTTCCAGCCAGATAGTGTTTGCATATAAGTGTATTTCAGGTAATATCTTGATGTATTGTTGTGGGTATTCCCTTTGATGCTGATCAATCGAAAGGAAGCTCATTAGAAAAAGGGGATAATAAGTATAGATATGTATATGACCTTGTCAGGTGAATCGTGCACcactcccaaaaaaaaagcGGGATAAAAACCATCCCTTGGTTGTATATCTCAATTCCTCATCTTGTAACCAGGAAAAATGGATCTGTAGAAACCAAAAAAGGGTTccgaagaaggaaaaaaatatagTAGTACTATATGGAATTTCTAGGAGATCACGAGACAGTGGAGGAGAAAGATAAAAAGAGAAAGTGGAGTTATACAGTACCCATACCACATGGCCAAATCTagttaatattttcttttcttgactgCAGGAAACTGAAAAAAATCGCTTAAGGGAGAAAATTTTTAGAACATAACATGAACTTTATAAATACCAGATCTCTGAGAAACAAAACAACAGACCTGGAAAAGTAAAAAATCATGGTCAAGGATAAAATTGACTCCAAAATTCCGACTGCTATCAGCCAagaatcaaaaaaataaaattcagaaaatcaatcaaaagtCACCATAGTCAAGGAATTCATAATAAAtaggtgaaatgacaaaattagttTTGCAGAATATTGAGACATGAACTTGAACTTCTATGATTCCTATAAAGTACATATTTTAACTCAACCAAAAGCAAaacttttcttgataaaaaaacAGAATGCTTGGAGAGAGATTTATAGTTCTCCACTCCAAGATTTAGTTCATAGGTATATGAAGACGGCTTGGCAGAGACTGACtttcaaaatttctttaaaGGAGGATCTTCTAAATAAGACGAGTAGCATGCAAATTAACAAACCAGTTTGACATAAAACTTCTATGTCTGCAACTTCAAGAGTAGAAAATAAGATGAACGCACTTTGATAGACAACTTTGATAGTTTGGTCTATGTATATAGTAgcttcatttttcatataaatttCCGTCCAAGTACTTTTAGAATAAACAAAGCAGCCTCTCTTTATAAAGCAGCAAAAGTCACAGACCTTTATTGTAAATTATACTTATTCATGGCATTGGTTATGGACCTTCAAAAGACACCACCATCTCAACCAAGAATCCAGAGGTCCATCATGCAAAATGGTTTCATTTGAAAGCATTTTCTTGCTATGTAACCTGAAATTTGGCAACCAACGGTTCATAATCATAAACTAACCATATGGAGAGCCAGTTACTAACTAAAAGAGGGGATAATTAAGTTAGAATATGGTAAACGTAATCCATTCCTCCGACCCCTAGTCTAACAGATACAGTAGGAAACAAATGCTAATAACTGTCAACTATCACTGCATGAAAACCAAATAGTGATGGGCCAATACGCCCCTAGCAGAATAAAAATCTTAAAAAGTAGGATTTGATTATTAACAATTAGCTTACTCAACAAAGAAATATAGTCCACTTTTCGATAATTTCTTAACCATCTGCATGAGAATCTATATGTCCAAGAAATCACATGTACCACTCTTCTTCTTAAAGACTTACTACACATTGTAAATTCTAAAAGTGTACATTAAAGCAATCACAACAAAATTTTAACTCCACTTTAATGTAAACATGAGTAGTGTTTAGAGCTGAACCTTGATGTAAATGGTGATCAAGGGACCAGGCAACAAAATTTAACCCAATTCACAACCTCTCTCCCTTGATAGGCTCTTCCTCACAAAACCCCCATTTCACATTATATCAGCTGCTTCGATAAACAAGTTTTCTGGTACAATTGCTCACTCATATGTTACTTCATGGCTCTACAAATATACATAGATGAAATAGAAAATAGACCTGTATACACTAAAATCTAGGGTTAGGGTTCTGAAGTCATTTCCTATGGCAAATGATGGAGAAACGTTGCATTAcagcaaaaggaaaagagaaggtTGAACCAAAACTCAGAAGCATactcaagaagaaaagaaaaaacaccgGATCTCTAGGTTTACAAATACTTCCGACTTTTGGTGCTTTTGGATGGATTAAGATGGAGATTTTACtgcagccttttttttttttttggctcaaagAAGGAGATGGAAGAATAGTATTTCAAACCTCTGGGTTATTAATCAAAAGATTAACAAATCCTAGCAGGAAAAATGGCTTTCTTTTTTGAATCAAGGACAGTGTAAAAATTTAGGGAAATATTGGAGCATACCGATCAAGATGATTTCTGTGTCTCATGCGTTTCATAgcttcaaatccagaccaaTTCTAATGacaagggaaaaaaatcaattagaatCATATaactcaaaaaagaaaagagaagaaagggaaaaagggaGGGGAAACGGGAAGGGAAGACAGAGAAGAAGGAAGTACcaaatataaaaaagaaaaacaagaatgggaagaaaggaacaaagaaaataaaagaaaaaaggaaggggAGAGGAGCTTCGGAGAGGAACGAAGCAGCGGAGAAGAATGAAGGGAAAGAAGACAAGAAGCCCTAGGACAAACTCTTGGTCAAACTTGCCACCAATCTCCTCTTGCCACGTCATCAGGAAGCCAATCCCCTTATGACACATGGGCGGATGACCAAATCTGACGTGGCTAGAGGTCCTTCACGCTTATACTATAGgctaaatatattatatatatgtataggataaaataaaaaataaaaataaaacagcTAAACTACTTATCTTACAACAATTACCTTACGTGTTCGGAAAGGGGAGCAAGAGTATGAGTTGGGGACAGTACACCAAGGGTAGCAGAGACTGGAGAGAATAAGGAGGAAGTAATGACCAGTGGTTGTAGAGAAAGGGGAAAATTACCAGCCAGAAGCGTGAGAAAAGAGAGACCTCCTAGTGGAATTAGCTAAGGGAGTTGTTCAGTGAGGTGGCAGGGGAGACTAACTTGTAATTAAATTGTTATACTGACTTGATCCATTGTGGCCCACACATTGAGCAGGTGTACATGTACGTGTTGGAACTTGAACATGTACTTTATAACTAAAACATTAGAAATAAATATTGTGCATACCTTGTGAGATTGCTACCTCTGTGCTTGAGAATGGaatatttcatgattattatcAGGCCTATTCAATAATAAATGAACTAAATTGGTCATCAATCAGATCATAGGCATCAAGTTTGTACAATTAGAAAGATTAACAAGAGGAGGCAAGAAGAGGGACATAAAGAGGACTCCTAAAATAGCTTATGGTCAGCAAGGGAACAAGAATCAGACATTAAAGGGTAGAACAGAAAGATCAAAGAAGATACTAATAAATAGTTcatgaaacaaaaagaaaaatctatTCTCTAATGGAGAATGAGTAGAATCCATGTTCTATGTTCTTGGATGATTATATCTGTTATTTAGTTAATGATGTAACAAGTTCTTTTACCTGTTAAAGTAAGTTGAGTGAAAACCTTCATGCTAAGTTGAGACTTAAACTTCTAAGTAGCAGTGTAAATTATTAATCAAAACATTGCTGGAGCTTTAGCTTCACATGAGTATCACAACATAAAATGGGGCCACAGTAGTTCACAGTTTTTTTGAGTCACTACGTGACATCGTATATAAGTTCAACACATTACAAGTTTTACTGGTCTTTCCAAGGTATTTGACGAAAATCATAAATATTCTAAATATTAGGCCAAGCCTTTGAAAGTCCCTAATAAACAGATATGTTTTACACTTTCTTGAAGGATAAGTGGAAGGCAAATAACAAGTGACATGATGAAAGAAGGTACCAAAAAATCCTGCATAAACagacctttttgacttttggaaAGCTTAGAGTTCAACAAGTATCTAAGTTTACAATTTATCCCACAAGTGAACATGAAATAAGGAATAAGCATTTTAACAGAAACTCCAAAAGGGAACATGATAAGTGAGTAGCTGTATATATGGTTGCTGAATGTTTGAAAGCATGAAGTATCACATATCAATATAAGGGTGCCTATGCTTCTCAAATATTCTAAAGTTAATAAACTTGTGCATGTCAATTCATTAAGTTATACAAACATCAAGGGGAAAGcataatcaagaaaaaaaatgagaaaattgatTCTAAGTACAAAACTTGTAAGTTTAATAGATTAACAAGGTACAGTACAAGAACTATGTGGGAAATAGTATAGGATGACTGAAAAACAAGAGTAAGATGAATGTCATACAATATAACAGAATATGATTTCTATAATTAAAGTGTTCCAAAATCACTCAGATTTTCAAGTtgctatgtgaataattatagaAAATGAGCCTAATTGGAGAACATTTAATTTTGTGATAAACCCAATTACCTTTGTTCTAACGTTGTCTGCCTTTTAACCACTCTGTACATGAAATGACGTTTCTGACATTATCAGCAGCCTGAATCCAATCTACTGTAACCTGGTTCCTTTCTAATTCTACTTTTATCCATCAACTCCCTGACCTTATTTGCATCATCCCATCTCTCTACATCAACAAACATGTTATACAGCAAAACATATGGGCCGGAGTCCTCTGGATCTAGCCTCAACAAAGCTTCAGCTGCTACTTGTGCTATCTCCACATTGTTGTGCACCTTACAGGCATTTAGTAATGCACCCCAGACAGATTTATCAGGTTCAAGTGACATTGCGTAAATTATGTTCAAGGCTTCCTCAACATTTCCAAAACGACCCATCATGTCCACAATGGAGGCAAAGTGTTCAACCCTTGGTTCAATACCAAATTCATTAATCATGGCCTCAAAATGCAACCAGCCTTGATCAACAAGACCAGCATGAGTACATGCATTCAGAACTGCAATGAATGTAATGTAAGTAGGTCTCACTCTTTGTTGCTTCATCAAGTCAAATAGTTCAAGAGCTTCCAGTGCATAACCATGAGATGCATATCCCCCAATCATAGCATTCCAAGAGATTACATCTTTCTCAAATTGCATCTCATCAAAAATAGTTCTTGCTTCAAATATTGCCCCGCATCTAGCATACATTGTAATAAGCGAGTTATTTAACGGAATATCAGGCACAACAATCTTTGTTACTAACTGATGAATTTGCATTCCCAGATCCACTGCCACAGACTCGGCACAAATGCTAAGAAGTGAAGATAATGTGTGTCGATCAGGTTTTTCTTCTGTTCCTTGCATCTCAATAAAAAGCTTGATGGCTCCATCATAATctgcatttttctcacttcctGCAATAATTGCATTCCAAGATATCCTGTTTTTCTCTGGCATCCTTTCAAAAAAATTACGAGCAAGTTCCAAGCTTCCTGACTCGGAGAACCCTGAGATCATTGAATTCCATGATAATGCATCTGGGCTTGGCATTTCAGAGAAAAGCCTTGAAGCTTCTTCCATATTTCGTACCTGAACATAGCCACTAATCATGGTATTCCACGAAACAGA
This Coffea arabica cultivar ET-39 chromosome 3e, Coffea Arabica ET-39 HiFi, whole genome shotgun sequence DNA region includes the following protein-coding sequences:
- the LOC113734800 gene encoding pentatricopeptide repeat-containing protein At1g62260, mitochondrial — translated: MFARWRSNLITLNNILLNFRTTNCEYQIVNHDPVVAHCLCSLVSNSASQIPRDLQIMNKNITRLIRSGRIQEARVLFDGLRLRNTITWNSMMSGYVHRREIAQARKLFDEMPERDVVSWNLIISGYMGCRGSRYMQEAKYLFDQMPERDVVSWNTMISGYAKNGRIDEAMRLFMCMPKRNVVSWNAIVSGLLQNGDMKRAVEFFERMPDRDAASLSVLVSGLIQNEELDAAAHVLFKYGTRDSGSEDYLQAYNVLIAGYGQKGRVNDARKLFDQIPIYAADDNRNGVRRFEKNLVSWNSMIMCYVKTGDIISARELFDKMIERDSVSWNTMISGYVQVRNMEEASRLFSEMPSPDALSWNSMISGFSESGSLELARNFFERMPEKNRISWNAIIAGSEKNADYDGAIKLFIEMQGTEEKPDRHTLSSLLSICAESVAVDLGMQIHQLVTKIVVPDIPLNNSLITMYARCGAIFEARTIFDEMQFEKDVISWNAMIGGYASHGYALEALELFDLMKQQRVRPTYITFIAVLNACTHAGLVDQGWLHFEAMINEFGIEPRVEHFASIVDMMGRFGNVEEALNIIYAMSLEPDKSVWGALLNACKVHNNVEIAQVAAEALLRLDPEDSGPYVLLYNMFVDVERWDDANKVRELMDKSRIRKEPGYSRLDSGC